The genomic interval GTCTACCCCTCGCTCATTCCGTCAGGCCCGCTTCCAGTCGCCCCCCGGGGCCACGCAACTGCTGCTGATACGCCACGGGGAATCCGAACCGGCGGTGGAAGGGCAGACCTTCCCGCTCGTGGATGGCCACGGCGACCCGGCGCTGTCACCCGAGGGTCGAGTCCAAGCGGCGCAGGTATGCGCCCGGCTACGGGGCGAGCGGATCCAAGCCATTTACGTCTCCAAACTTCGCCGAACCGCCGAAACCGCCGCCGGCCTGGTGGCGACACTCGGTATCGAGCCAGTGGTGAGTCCTGATCTTCACGAGGTCTTCCTCGGCGACTGGGAGGGCGGCGAGTTCCGGCAAAGAGTCGCGGCCGGAGATCCCATCATCATGCAGATGATGGTCGAGCAACGCTGGGATGTGGTCCCCAACGCGGAGCCTTCCGAAGCCTTCGCCGCCCGGGCTCATCGAGCGGTAGACCACATCGCTCGCACCCACCCGGGCCAGCGCGTGGCCGTCTTCGCCCACGGCGGCATCATCGGTCAGATCCTTTCGGAGGCCACTGGGGGTAGGTCCTTCGCCCACAGCGGGGCCGACAACGCCTCGATTTCCCACCTCGTGGTCACCGAGGATCGTTGGGTCCTGCGCTGCTTCAACGACACAAACCACCTCGACGGTGGCCTCACCACCGAAGCCACCGCCCTCACCTAAGGCCCCTCAGCGGCCCGACGGTTGATCGAAGGCCTCCGCCAATCCCGCCAAAAGCCATGTCACCGCCGGCGGCGGGGGCCACCCCGAGTGGCGAAGGCTGAGCACCTCCACGAGCACTACGGCATCGGCCTGGGCGACGGCCGCACCCATCGGGGTTGGATTGGCGTGCACGCGCACCTGATCCTCCACCACGTCCACCACGAAGCGGTGATCAGGATTGGTCACGGTGATCTCCACCGCCCCGGTTTCGGTGGAACCAGCGCAGAGTGAGACGGCTCGGCCGAGGGCGGCGACATAGTGCAACGCGTCGAGTACCTCGCCGCGGTCCACGATGGGCACCACGCCGAGGGGGAGCACAATGTCGCGCTCGTGGACCCACGCATCCCAGAGCGCGTGGTCGGCCACCTGGCGCACCGGTAGATGGCCCGGCGGTGCCTCGGCGATGACGTCCCAATCGGCCGCCGTCAGTGCTTCCACCACGCCCACCAGGGTGGCATTGCTGCGGGCGAACTCCTCGAACGTGGCGGTCACCGAACCGCCGCGTCCGCCCTCCACCATGAGCGCCGGTGAAGCCACCGGATCGAAGGTGGCCAACAGGCGGGTGGGCGCACCGGCGAGCCCCTCTTCGATGGATCGGGCCCAGAAGTGATTGGTGGAGGTGAGGTGGGTGACCACATCCTGCACGCTCCACCCCTCACACCGGCTGGGGTGGTGCCACTGCTGCTCCGATAACTCGCCCAGGATCCCTTCGAGACGTCGCCGCTGGGCGAGCAGAGGATGGGGATCAGAGGGGGGCAGAGCCACCGCGATGACCGCTGGATAGCGGTAGCGCGGAGCCAGCAGCACGGTCGAACCCTAGCCCTGCCTTCGCCCTCGTCCGGCTCTCTCCACTACCGCGGCCGGCTAGGGGATCCGGCGGTAGAGATTGGTGTCGCGGGTCTCGAAACCGGCGGAACGGTAGAGGTGGTTGGCGGCTTCTCGACCGGGGCGGCTCGTGAGGTCCACGGTCTTGGCCCCCACCTCGAAGGCCCGCGCCACCATGGCCTCGAGTAGTTGCCGGCCGATCCCCTGGTTGGCACAAGCCTCATCCACGATCACGTCTTCCACCCAGGCCCGCAGGGCGGTGGTGGTCGGGAAGATGCAGAGCGTGGCCACCCCCACGATGCTTCCCTCCTCCGTCCGGGCCAGGAACTGCGTGGTGGCGTCGTGAGCCAGCAGAGATTCCACCTGCACCAAGGCAGGGGGCGGGTTGGTGGAGGAAAGTTGCGGCACGAGGTGCTGCAGCGCCGCGTGTAGAGCGACCGCGTCGTGGCCGGTGGCGATGGTGATCGAGACAGCCACCAGCGTCAGCGGGGATCCGGAACCGGCTCGGGCGGGGGCGGGCCGACATAGCGAGCCGAGGGTCGGATAATCCGATTGTCGGCCGCCTGTTCCAGGATGTTGGCACACCACCCAATCACCCGGCTCGACGCGAACGTGGGGGTGAACAACTCGGGCGGCAGGCCACAATGGTCCATCACCACTCCGGCGTAGAACTCCACATTGGCGTAGAGGTTCCGACCGGGCTTGAGCTCGGCCAGGACCTCCACCACTGTCTGTTCCACCACCTTGGCGAACTCGATCTTGTCGGCGTGAATCCGCTCCGCCACCGCACGCAAGAAGGTGGAGCGCGGGTCGTTGGTCTTGTAGACCCGATGCCCGAAGCCCATGATCTTGTCGCCCCGGGTGACGTGATCAACCAAGTAGGGACGAGCATTCTCAGCGGTCCCGATGGCTTCGAGTAACGCCAGGGCGCGCGAGGGTGCGCCGCCATGTAGCGGTCCGGACAACGCCCCCATCCCCCCCACCACTGCGGCGGCCACATCCGCCCCGGAGGACGTGATCACCCGGGCGGTGAAGGTGGAGGCGTTGAACCCGTGGTCGATGGTGGTGATCTGATACTGCTCCACGGCGCGACCCTTATCGTGGTCGAACTCCTCGCCGGTGAGCATCCAGAGGTAGTTGGCGCCGTACCCGAGATCCTGGCGGGGCTCGATCACCGCCAGGCCCCGTTGGAGGCGGTGAATCGCCATGATCAGCGAGGGCATGACGGCACACATCTGCAGGGCGTTGCGGCGCCGCTCGGCGGCATCGATATCCAAGGTGGGCTGGTAGCCCTCGGCGGCCCCCACCATCGACATGGCCGAACGCACGGCCTCCATCACTGTTTGGCTCGACGCTGCCAGCGCTGGCAGCAGCGCGGCCACCGAAGTTGGCACCACCCGTAACGATTTCACCTCGGCGGCAAAGGACGCTCGCTCGGCCACGCTGGGCAGGTGACCGTCGATGAGGAGATGCCACACATCCTCGAGCGGCAACTTGTCGGCCAACTCCACGGCGTTGTACTGGCGGTAGTGGTAGAAGCCTTCGAGGCCCCGCACGTCGCCCACTTCGGTCTCAGCCACGATCACACCTTCGAGCCCGGCGGGGGCCTCGATGGTTGAGGGGTGCACTACCGGCTGCACCTGGGCGAAGGCCATGAGGGAGCGCAAGGACACCACCCCCACGAGTCGGCCGTGATCCACCACGGGGAGGTGGCGGTAGCCGCCTTGGGCGAACCCGGCAAAGGCTTCCTGGACAGATAACTCCGGGGCGGCGCAGTCCACCGGTTGAGTCATCCACTCGCTGACTTTCGTGTCGGCGGCGGCCTTCCCGGTGGCGTTGAAGCGAACGAGATCGCGCTCGGTGAGGATGCCGATGGGCCGCTCACCGTCGACCACCACCACGGACCCCTTCTGGCGCTCAGCCATCCTCGCCGAGGCCACCGCGATGGTCTCGGAGGCCGACGCGATCACAGGAGGCGAACTCATCACCTCGGCAACGGTGCGAACGACAGGGTTGGGGGCCATTTGTTTCGAGCCTAGCGAACGGACCAGACGGACCGCATTCCGGCATCGTTACGGGTCGTTGCGCTGCTTGCGCTGCAGCAGGGTGCCGCCCACCGCAATCATGAGCACCGCCGCAATCGTGGATCCAATGATCCACGGGGCGGCGGAGGTGGTGCCATCGTCGCGCTGGGCGGCCTCGAGTGTCGTCCTCGGCAGGGGGTTCGCCCGGGCGGGCGTCAGGTTGATGCGAGGGGCGGGGTGGCCGAGCTCCCCTTTCGATTCCTGGGCCTCGCTCCAGGCGATCTCGCCGTTGCTGGTCTGCTGGAGGGTCGGGAACTGCACCTCGCCCACTGTGGCGGGGAGTTGCACCTTGACGCTGAAGCGCTCGACAGCCACCGAGGAACCGCCGGACCAGGTCAGGGTGTTGGCCGCCGCATCGACGGCGGAAACCCACGCCCCGGCCTTCACCGGCACGGAGAGGACATAAGCGCCCTCGGGTAGCTGCACGACCACTCCAGTGGTGGCAGCACCCTCAGGCTCCACCACAAACACCAGCGTCACCACCGAGGCGGCCGCCGCCTCGGTGGGGTCGATCGCCACATGGGCCGAAGCCGGGGCGGCTAGGGCAGCCAGCCCGAGAAGGACCAACGGGGGCCAAGCCCAGCCAGGTCGAATCACCGCTGGAGGTTCCTTGGATACGGTCCCACGGATCCCAACGTACGCTGGGCAACGTGGATTACCTCCGTTGGTTCAATCGACCCGTGTTGCGGCAACCCGCAGTCATCGCCGCCTTCGAAGGCTGGAACGACGCCGGCGATGCCGCCTCCACCGCCGCCCGGTATCTCCTCAACCGCTGGGACCTCGACCTGGTGGGTGATATCGATCCCGAAGAGTTCTACGACTTCACCTCCACTCGGCCCGAGGTGCAACTCGATGACGACGACCGTCGCGAGATCATCTGGCCGAGCACAAAACTCTTCGCCGGCACCATCGCCGACAGTGACCACGATGTGCTGATCGTGATCGGGGCCGAGCCCCAACTCCGCTGGCGTACCTACTGTGGTGCTGTTTGTGAGGTGGCTACCGGCCAGCAGGCCCGGCTGTGCCTCACCCTCGGTGCCCTGCTGGCTGACGTCCCCCACAGCCGACCCACCTCCATCGTCGGTACGGCCTTCAAGGCCGATGTCATCGGCGGAGTGGAACTGCGCCCGTCGAGTTATGAAGGGCCCACCGGCATCGTGGGGGTGCTCCACGACTCCTGGCGGCAAGCCGGACTGGCCTCCGCGTCGCTGTGGGCCACCGTCCCGTCGTACGTGCCGGGGGCAGCATCACCGAAAGCGGCACTGGCGCTGATTGAGCGCACCACCGCCATGCTCGAAACCTCCCTGGTAGCAACCGACCTCGAGGTTGCCTCCAGCGCCTATGAACGCCAGGTCAGTGAGTTGGTGGCTGCCGATGAGGAGACATCGAGTTATG from Acidimicrobiia bacterium carries:
- a CDS encoding histidine phosphatase family protein; the protein is MSTPRSFRQARFQSPPGATQLLLIRHGESEPAVEGQTFPLVDGHGDPALSPEGRVQAAQVCARLRGERIQAIYVSKLRRTAETAAGLVATLGIEPVVSPDLHEVFLGDWEGGEFRQRVAAGDPIIMQMMVEQRWDVVPNAEPSEAFAARAHRAVDHIARTHPGQRVAVFAHGGIIGQILSEATGGRSFAHSGADNASISHLVVTEDRWVLRCFNDTNHLDGGLTTEATALT
- a CDS encoding maleylpyruvate isomerase family mycothiol-dependent enzyme translates to MLLAPRYRYPAVIAVALPPSDPHPLLAQRRRLEGILGELSEQQWHHPSRCEGWSVQDVVTHLTSTNHFWARSIEEGLAGAPTRLLATFDPVASPALMVEGGRGGSVTATFEEFARSNATLVGVVEALTAADWDVIAEAPPGHLPVRQVADHALWDAWVHERDIVLPLGVVPIVDRGEVLDALHYVAALGRAVSLCAGSTETGAVEITVTNPDHRFVVDVVEDQVRVHANPTPMGAAVAQADAVVLVEVLSLRHSGWPPPPAVTWLLAGLAEAFDQPSGR
- a CDS encoding GNAT family N-acetyltransferase — encoded protein: MTIATGHDAVALHAALQHLVPQLSSTNPPPALVQVESLLAHDATTQFLARTEEGSIVGVATLCIFPTTTALRAWVEDVIVDEACANQGIGRQLLEAMVARAFEVGAKTVDLTSRPGREAANHLYRSAGFETRDTNLYRRIP
- a CDS encoding citrate synthase → MAPNPVVRTVAEVMSSPPVIASASETIAVASARMAERQKGSVVVVDGERPIGILTERDLVRFNATGKAAADTKVSEWMTQPVDCAAPELSVQEAFAGFAQGGYRHLPVVDHGRLVGVVSLRSLMAFAQVQPVVHPSTIEAPAGLEGVIVAETEVGDVRGLEGFYHYRQYNAVELADKLPLEDVWHLLIDGHLPSVAERASFAAEVKSLRVVPTSVAALLPALAASSQTVMEAVRSAMSMVGAAEGYQPTLDIDAAERRRNALQMCAVMPSLIMAIHRLQRGLAVIEPRQDLGYGANYLWMLTGEEFDHDKGRAVEQYQITTIDHGFNASTFTARVITSSGADVAAAVVGGMGALSGPLHGGAPSRALALLEAIGTAENARPYLVDHVTRGDKIMGFGHRVYKTNDPRSTFLRAVAERIHADKIEFAKVVEQTVVEVLAELKPGRNLYANVEFYAGVVMDHCGLPPELFTPTFASSRVIGWCANILEQAADNRIIRPSARYVGPPPPEPVPDPR
- a CDS encoding DUF1775 domain-containing protein — protein: MRGTVSKEPPAVIRPGWAWPPLVLLGLAALAAPASAHVAIDPTEAAAASVVTLVFVVEPEGAATTGVVVQLPEGAYVLSVPVKAGAWVSAVDAAANTLTWSGGSSVAVERFSVKVQLPATVGEVQFPTLQQTSNGEIAWSEAQESKGELGHPAPRINLTPARANPLPRTTLEAAQRDDGTTSAAPWIIGSTIAAVLMIAVGGTLLQRKQRNDP
- a CDS encoding PAC2 family protein, whose product is MEVPWIRSHGSQRTLGNVDYLRWFNRPVLRQPAVIAAFEGWNDAGDAASTAARYLLNRWDLDLVGDIDPEEFYDFTSTRPEVQLDDDDRREIIWPSTKLFAGTIADSDHDVLIVIGAEPQLRWRTYCGAVCEVATGQQARLCLTLGALLADVPHSRPTSIVGTAFKADVIGGVELRPSSYEGPTGIVGVLHDSWRQAGLASASLWATVPSYVPGAASPKAALALIERTTAMLETSLVATDLEVASSAYERQVSELVAADEETSSYVASLEARYDEGLPVVPSLESIAEEVERFLREQ